The Humulus lupulus chromosome 4, drHumLupu1.1, whole genome shotgun sequence genome has a window encoding:
- the LOC133830757 gene encoding callose synthase 3-like isoform X3: MLILGKILLDLLKPSEVYYVLGSPYNHKAGIRYYIEIKPLVGPTKAIMEVHISTFQWHELFPRAKNNIGVVIALWAPIILVYFMDTQIWYAIFSMLFGGIHGAFCRLGEVYAKARKGSCLRVGFID, translated from the exons ATGCTTATACTTGGGAAAATCCTCCTGGATTTGCTCAAACCATCAGAA GTATACTATGTTTTGGGTTCTCCTTATAATCACAAAGCTGGCATTCGTTACTATATAGAG ATAAAGCCTCTAGTAGGTCCGACAAAAGCTATCATGGAAGTACATATATCTACTTTTCAGTGGCATGAGTTATTTCCCCGTG CAAAAAATAATATTGGTGTTGTTATAGCACTTTGGGCTCCAATTATTCTT GTCTATTTTATGGATACCCAGATTTGGTATGCAATATTCTCTATGTTATTTGGTGGTATTCATGGAGCATTCTGTCGTCTTGGAGAG gtgtacgctaaggctcggaagggatcgtgcttaagggtcGGTTTCATTGATTAA
- the LOC133830757 gene encoding callose synthase 3-like isoform X2, giving the protein MLILGKILLDLLKPSEVYYVLGSPYNHKAGIRYYIEIKPLVGPTKAIMEVHISTFQWHELFPRAKNNIGVVIALWAPIILVYFMDTQIWYAIFSMLFGGIHGAFCRLGEVNARTKWTSPELESFGAECI; this is encoded by the exons ATGCTTATACTTGGGAAAATCCTCCTGGATTTGCTCAAACCATCAGAA GTATACTATGTTTTGGGTTCTCCTTATAATCACAAAGCTGGCATTCGTTACTATATAGAG ATAAAGCCTCTAGTAGGTCCGACAAAAGCTATCATGGAAGTACATATATCTACTTTTCAGTGGCATGAGTTATTTCCCCGTG CAAAAAATAATATTGGTGTTGTTATAGCACTTTGGGCTCCAATTATTCTT GTCTATTTTATGGATACCCAGATTTGGTATGCAATATTCTCTATGTTATTTGGTGGTATTCATGGAGCATTCTGTCGTCTTGGAGA ggTAAATGCAAGgacaaagtggaccagtcctgagttggagagctttggggctgaatgtatatag
- the LOC133830757 gene encoding callose synthase 3-like isoform X1, whose amino-acid sequence MLILGKILLDLLKPSEVYYVLGSPYNHKAGIRYYIEIKPLVGPTKAIMEVHISTFQWHELFPRAKNNIGVVIALWAPIILVYFMDTQIWYAIFSMLFGGIHGAFCRLGELVTRGDPSERFSGKVTVGIYTRLVGV is encoded by the exons ATGCTTATACTTGGGAAAATCCTCCTGGATTTGCTCAAACCATCAGAA GTATACTATGTTTTGGGTTCTCCTTATAATCACAAAGCTGGCATTCGTTACTATATAGAG ATAAAGCCTCTAGTAGGTCCGACAAAAGCTATCATGGAAGTACATATATCTACTTTTCAGTGGCATGAGTTATTTCCCCGTG CAAAAAATAATATTGGTGTTGTTATAGCACTTTGGGCTCCAATTATTCTT GTCTATTTTATGGATACCCAGATTTGGTATGCAATATTCTCTATGTTATTTGGTGGTATTCATGGAGCATTCTGTCGTCTTGGAGAG cttgtgactcgaggcgatcctagtgagcggtttagcggaaaagtcacagtggggatttatacccggctcgtgggagtctag